From a single Staphylococcus epidermidis genomic region:
- a CDS encoding YtxH domain-containing protein — MEHYNRDNFEKSHTSEELYHRTSRSQSNSLKRKDFVVSFIASAIVGSAVGLYYKNKIYKKTDELKEKEQDLRSKVENYRQRAEDTVVSVKSKVEQLKYDSKDNIHADELQAQKAAIQRETDLADESPEAQAIQEAKKETKQVDDVRPSATELAAQQNAIQHETDLADESPEAQAIQEAKSEVDSNNKTSTTHIDSEKEPSAEEIAIAQTAVKEEARNHDLANPSASGEDTKSKSETETEKLAAAAKAKKDRINNNNEVASNTKNLMQEEAIKASNNSDVPNLVTNLNQSQASDTNSVAYRLAQAAKEKRSKLTNGSKETQLTEALLKEPSIAKAQTKLKRIPTLITESKKHSNNPHSQKNSNQTKNITATKEDSKGKQQHTPNQNKRNKQQKVEKTSSKIEKRTFND; from the coding sequence ATGGAACATTATAATCGTGATAATTTCGAGAAAAGCCATACAAGCGAAGAATTGTATCATCGCACATCTCGTTCACAATCTAACTCATTGAAGCGTAAGGATTTTGTAGTTAGTTTCATAGCAAGTGCGATAGTAGGTTCTGCTGTTGGATTGTACTATAAAAATAAAATATATAAAAAAACGGATGAATTGAAAGAAAAAGAACAAGATTTACGTAGTAAAGTTGAAAACTATAGACAACGAGCGGAAGATACAGTGGTTTCTGTTAAATCTAAAGTTGAGCAATTAAAATATGATTCCAAAGATAATATCCATGCAGATGAATTACAAGCTCAAAAAGCTGCTATTCAACGCGAAACAGACTTAGCGGATGAATCACCGGAAGCGCAAGCAATTCAAGAAGCAAAAAAAGAAACAAAACAAGTGGATGATGTGAGACCATCAGCAACAGAATTAGCAGCTCAACAAAATGCTATTCAACACGAAACAGACTTAGCGGATGAATCACCGGAAGCGCAGGCAATTCAAGAAGCTAAAAGTGAAGTTGATTCAAACAATAAAACATCTACGACGCACATAGATAGTGAGAAAGAACCTTCTGCTGAAGAAATTGCAATTGCTCAAACGGCAGTTAAAGAAGAAGCACGCAATCATGATTTAGCAAACCCTTCTGCAAGTGGAGAAGATACTAAAAGTAAGTCAGAAACTGAAACAGAAAAATTAGCTGCAGCGGCAAAAGCAAAAAAAGATAGAATAAATAATAATAATGAAGTTGCTAGTAACACGAAAAATCTAATGCAAGAAGAAGCTATAAAAGCTTCAAATAACTCTGATGTTCCAAATCTTGTAACTAATTTAAATCAATCTCAAGCATCAGATACTAATTCAGTTGCTTATCGCTTAGCACAGGCAGCAAAAGAAAAAAGATCTAAGCTCACAAATGGCTCTAAAGAAACACAACTTACAGAAGCGTTGTTAAAAGAACCATCAATTGCTAAAGCTCAAACAAAATTGAAGCGTATCCCTACACTTATTACTGAATCTAAAAAACATTCAAATAATCCGCACAGCCAAAAAAATTCGAATCAGACTAAGAATATAACAGCAACTAAAGAGGATTCCAAAGGCAAACAGCAACATACACCTAACCAAAACAAACGTAATAAACAACAAAAAGTAGAAAAAACTAGTAGCAAAATTGAAAAACGAACATTTAATGATTAA
- a CDS encoding DUF948 domain-containing protein, producing MDWILPIAGIIAAIAFLILCIGIVVVLISVKKNLDYVAKTLDGVEGQVQGITRETTDLLHKVNRLTEDIQGKVDRLNSVVDAVKGIGDSVQNLNGSVDRVTNSITHNISQNEDKISQVVQWSNVAMEIADKWQNRYNRRGSANYKTNTVADDANHSYNSRVNK from the coding sequence ATGGATTGGATTTTACCAATTGCAGGAATCATCGCTGCGATAGCGTTTTTAATTTTATGTATCGGTATCGTCGTGGTACTTATTTCTGTTAAAAAGAATTTAGACTATGTGGCTAAAACACTAGATGGTGTTGAAGGTCAAGTTCAAGGTATTACTCGTGAAACGACTGATTTACTTCATAAAGTGAATCGCTTAACTGAAGATATTCAAGGTAAAGTTGATCGTTTAAATTCTGTAGTTGATGCTGTTAAGGGCATTGGAGACTCAGTACAAAACTTAAATGGATCTGTAGATAGAGTTACAAACTCAATTACGCACAATATTTCTCAAAATGAAGATAAAATTTCTCAAGTTGTACAATGGTCAAATGTTGCAATGGAAATTGCTGACAAATGGCAAAACAGATACAATCGTAGAGGAAGTGCAAACTACAAAACAAACACTGTAGCAGATGATGCAAATCATAGCTACAATTCACGTGTTAATAAATAA
- the murC gene encoding UDP-N-acetylmuramate--L-alanine ligase: MTHYHFVGIKGSGMSSLAQIMHDLGHEVQGSDIESYVFTEVALRNKGIKILPFDANNITKEMVVIQGNAFPDNHEEIVRAHELKLDIIKYHDFLGHVINQYTSVAVTGAHGKTSTTGLLSHVMNGDKKTSFLIGDGTGMGLPGSDYFAFEACEYRRHFLSYHPDYAIMTNIDFDHPDYFKNIDDVYDAFQHMALNVKKGIIAWGDDEYLRKLDVDIPVYYYGFKETDDIYAKNIQITEKGTQFDVYIKGEFYDQFLSPQYGNHNILNALAVIAISYLEDMNVENIKEALITFGGVKRRFNETKVSNQVIVDDYAHHPREISATIETARKKYPQKDVVAVFQPHTFSRTQAFLNEFAESLSKADQVFLCEIFGSIRENTGDLTIEDLINRIDGSTLIDENSIDVLEKFDNAVILFMGAGDIQKLLKAYFEKLGVKNDF; the protein is encoded by the coding sequence ATGACACACTATCATTTTGTCGGAATTAAAGGCTCAGGCATGAGTTCATTAGCACAAATCATGCATGACCTCGGTCATGAAGTACAAGGTTCAGACATAGAATCATACGTTTTTACAGAAGTTGCATTAAGAAATAAAGGGATTAAAATTTTACCTTTTGATGCAAATAATATTACAAAAGAAATGGTTGTCATCCAAGGTAATGCATTTCCTGATAATCATGAAGAAATTGTTAGGGCACATGAATTAAAGCTTGATATTATAAAATATCATGACTTTCTTGGTCATGTTATAAATCAATATACATCTGTTGCTGTTACAGGTGCACACGGTAAAACGTCTACAACTGGTTTGTTGTCACATGTGATGAATGGAGATAAAAAGACATCATTCCTAATCGGTGATGGTACAGGTATGGGACTACCAGGAAGTGACTATTTTGCTTTTGAGGCTTGTGAATACCGTAGGCACTTCTTAAGTTATCATCCAGATTATGCAATTATGACTAATATTGATTTTGACCATCCAGATTATTTTAAAAATATCGATGATGTTTATGATGCATTCCAACATATGGCATTAAATGTTAAGAAAGGAATTATTGCTTGGGGCGATGATGAATATTTACGTAAATTAGATGTGGATATTCCGGTTTATTATTATGGCTTTAAAGAAACAGATGACATCTATGCTAAAAATATTCAAATTACTGAAAAGGGTACGCAATTTGATGTATATATTAAAGGCGAATTTTATGATCAATTCTTATCCCCACAATATGGAAATCACAACATTCTAAACGCACTTGCTGTAATAGCAATTAGTTATTTAGAAGACATGAATGTAGAAAATATTAAAGAAGCACTGATAACATTTGGTGGTGTAAAACGTCGTTTTAATGAAACAAAAGTATCAAATCAAGTAATAGTAGACGATTATGCACACCATCCAAGAGAAATTAGTGCTACAATTGAGACAGCGCGAAAAAAATATCCGCAAAAAGATGTTGTTGCCGTTTTTCAACCACATACGTTCTCAAGAACTCAAGCATTTTTAAACGAATTTGCTGAGAGTTTAAGTAAGGCAGACCAAGTATTTTTATGTGAAATATTCGGTTCAATAAGAGAAAATACGGGAGATTTAACTATAGAAGATTTAATCAATCGTATTGACGGCTCGACGCTTATAGATGAAAATAGTATTGATGTATTAGAAAAATTTGATAACGCTGTAATTTTATTTATGGGCGCTGGTGACATTCAAAAGTTACTAAAAGCTTATTTCGAAAAATTAGGCGTAAAAAATGATTTTTAA